CCGTGGATCATGTTCCGGTGGCGCAGAGGCAAGTCCGTCCCGACCGAGGCGGCGCCTGCCGCGACCGATGCGAGGCCGGTGCAGCGGGATCCCGCAGCCGCACCCGCCGTCTCGCTCGCCACGGGAGAGCTCGCCGCGATCGCCGCCCGGCTCCACGGCGGCCCGGTCAGGCCGACCCACGTGCCCGCGCACAAGGCCGACCCGGACGCGCCCGCCGCACCCCGGGCCGACGCCGTCGACGCGGGCCCCGCGGCCGATCCGGACCTCCGCCCGCTCGCCCTCATCGTGCAGGCGGCGCTCGCGCACCACTTCGGCCCCGACGGCGCGTGGGCGCTCGTGCGCCGCACGCCCGACACGACGGCCGGCTTCTTCGACGAGCTCATGACCGCGCACATCGCGCGCGACGTGGCGCTCGCCCTCGGCGCCTCCCCCGCCGCGGCCGGCCTCCCGCTGGAGGACGCCCGCGCGACGGGCTCGGCCGAGCGCGACGCCGCCGATCGCGACGCCGCGGATCGCGACGCCGCGGCGCGGCAGGACGCGGTCGCCCGCGAGCTCGCGGTCTTCGACGAGGATCCGCTCGACGACGCGCTCGCTGAGCTGGCCGGCGACCCGCGCCGCGTCCCCGCGGTGCTCCGCGCCGTGCGCAGCGCCTAGGCGACGGCGACCAGCCGCGCGGCGCGGCTCCGCTCAGCCCTTCGGCGCCACCTGCGGGCCGTCCCACGGCCCCGCGGATCCGGCCGGGTACTCCTCGAGCGGCACGTCGCCCGCGCGCCACGCGGTGATGACGGGCTCGACGATGCGCCAGCACTCCTCGGCGGTGTCCCCGCGCACCGAGAGGCTCTCGTCCTCCGCGAGGATGCCGTCGATCACCTGGCCGTAGGGCGGCAGGTCGCCCGGGTCGAACGCCGTGACGAGCTCGGCGCGGTCGATGACGTCGGGGTCGGCCGGGCCGTTCACGTTGAGCTCCAGGTGCAGCTCGTCGGGGGCGATGAGGATGCGGATCCGGTCGGGCTCCCCGGCGCCCGTGAGCCCGGTGGGCACGTGCGGCGCGGGCTGGAAGGTCACGACGATCTCGCGCCGGTGGTCCTCCATCGCCTTGCCGGAGCGCAGCCGGAAGGGCACGCCCGCCCAGCGCCAGTTCGCGATCTCGACCGTCATCTCCGCGAGCGTCTCCGTGCCGCGCGCGGGATCCACGCCCGCCTCGTCGGCGTAGGCCGGCAGCTCGCGGCCCTCCACGTCGCCCGCCGAGTAGCGGGCGCGACGCGACGACGCCACCGGGTCGCCGCCCCACGCCCGCGTCGCCCGCAGCACGAGCGCCTTCTGGTCGCGGATGTCGCGCGCGTCGGTGGTGGCGGGCGGCTCCATCGCGAACACGGCCATCACCTGCAGCAGGTGGCTCTGGATCATGTCGGCCAGGGCGCCGGCGCCGTCGTAGTAGCGGGCCCGGCCCTCGAGCGCGAGCTGCTCGTCGTAGACGATCTCGACGCTGGCGATGTGCTGCGCGTTCCACACGGGCTCGAGGAGCCGGTTGGCGAAGCGGAGCCCCAGGAGGTTGCGCACGGTCGACCGGCCGAGGAAGTGGTCCACCCGGTGGGTGCGCTCCTCGGGCACGAGCGTCGCGAGCAGGCGGTTGAGCGCCTGCGAGCTCGCGAGGTCGGTGCCGAACGGCTTCTCGAGCGAGAGCGACGTGCCCTCGGGCAGCGTGATCCGGGTCATCGCCTCGCACGCCCTCCCCGTGACCGCGGGCGGCAGCGCGAAGTAGACGGCGGGCGCGGCATCGCACGCGGCGATGAGGCGCTCCAGGTCGGCCTCGGCCGTGACGTCGGCGGCCTGGTAGGTCGTGCCGGCGAGCACGCGGTCGACCGCGGGGCCCTCGGCGCCGAGCGACGCGAACGACGTGCGGACGACCTCGCGCCAGCGGTCGTCGTCCCACTCCTCCGTGCCCGCGCCCACCAGCTGGAGGTCGAGGTCGGGGCGGTGGGCGAGGAGCTCGCCGAGCCCGGGGAGGAGGAGGCGCGCGGAGAGGTCGCCGCTGGCGCCGAGGATGAGGAGCGTGGAGGTCGCGGGCATGCCGTCAGGCTACGCGCGGCGGCAGGGAGACGTCAGGGCGCCGTGGGACCATGGCGCATGGCCATGCGCATCGAGGACTACGCACTCATCGGGGACTGCCACACGGGAGCGCTGGTCGGCCGCGACGGCTCCATCGACTGGCTGTGCCTTCCCCGCTTCGACTCCGCCTCCATGTTCGGGGCCCTCCTCGGCACCGAGGAGCACGGCGCGTGGAAGCTCGCCCCGGCCTCCCCCGAGGCCACCGTGTCCCAGCGCACCTACCTCGGGAACACCTTCGTGCTCTGGACCAGGTGGGAGACGCCCGAGGGCGCGGTCGAGGTCACCGACTTCATGTCCATGGGCGACCGGCGGGCCGACGTCGTGCGGCGCGTGCGCGGCATCAGCGGCACCGTGCGGATGCAGGGCGACCTCCGCCTGCGCTTCGGCTACGCGACCGCGCTCCCGTGGATCCGCAAGCTCGACGGCGACGACCCGCGCCTCGTCGCCGTGGCCGGCCCCGACGCCGTCGTCGTGCGCGGCCCCGAGCTCACCGCGACGAACCACCACCACGGCGTCGCCTTCGACGTCTCCGCGGGCGAGACGGTCGACACCGCCCTCACCTGGTACCCGTCCCACCGCAGCGAGCCGCCGGCCTTCGACGTCGACGCCGCGATCGAGCACACGACCGAGTGGTGGGAGTCGTGGGCCAGCTCCATCGAGCACTCCGGCCCGCACCAGGCCGCCGTCCGCCGGTCGCTGCTCGTGCTCCGCGCGCTCACGCACGAGGACACCGGCGGCATCGTCGCCGCGGCCACCACGAGCCTCCCCGAGCAGTTCGGCGGAGCCCGCAACTGGGACTACCGCTACGTGTGGCTCCGCGACGCGTCGCTCACCCTCGAGGTGCTCCTCGCGCACGGCTTCGACGACGAGGCCGACGAGTGGCGCACCTGGCTCCTCCGGGCGATCGCCGGGGATCCGGGCGACGTGCAGATCATGTACGGGCTGAGCGGCGAGCGGTACCTCCCCGAGCGCGACCTCGAGAGCCTGCCCGGCTACCAGGGCTCCGGCCCGGTGCGCGTCGGCAACGGCGCGTTCGAGCAGTACCAGGCCGACGTCATCGGCGAGGTGATGCTCGCGCTCCAGGCCGCGCGCGACGCGGGCGTCGGCGAGACCGAGTTCTCCTGGCCGCTGCAGCGCGCGCTCATCGGGTTCGTCGAGGACAACTGGGAGCGGCAGGACAGCGGCATCTGGGAGATCCGCGGCGCCGAGCAGCACTTCACCCACTCGCGGGCGATGATCTGGGCGGCGCTCGACTGCGCGGTCCAGGGCGTCGAGCGCCACGGGCTCGACGGGCCGGTGGAGCAGTGGATCGAGCTGCGCGACCGGGTGCGCGACGAGATCCTCGACAAGGGCGTGGACCCCGCGACCGGCGCCTTCCGCCAGCACTACGGCACGACCGAGGTCGACGCCTCGCTGCTGATCCTCGCCCAGGCCGGCTTCTGCGCCTACGACGACCCGCACATGCTCGCCACCGTCGAGGCGATGGAGCGGACGCTCATGCACGAGGGCTTCCTGCTGCGCTACGACACGAGCGCGGGGGTCGACGGCCTGCCCGCCGGCGAGTACCCGTTCCTCGCCTGCTCGTTCTGGCTCGTCGAGCAGTACGCGCGGTCCGGACGCCAGGCCGACGGCCGCGCGCTCATGGAGCGGCTCGTCGCCCTCTGCAACGACGTCGGGCTCCTCTCGGAGGAGTACGACCCCGTCGGGCAGCGCCAGGCGGGCAACGTGCCGCAGGCGCTGTCGCACCTCGCGCTCGTCCGGGCGGCCGACGCCCTGGAGGCGGCGGCCGCAGCCCACCCGGACGACCTCGACCGCGCGCACCAGGACGGCAACGCCGCGCTCGCGCACGCCGAGGCGGCGGGCGGGGCGTAGGCGGGAGCCGGATCCGGATCGGGGCTCCCCGCGCGGCATGCCCCGCCCCGCACGCCCGGCGCGTCAGAGCGCGTCGAGGAACGCCGCCACGGCCGGCAGCGCGTCGGGGTGCCGCGGGGTGTCGGCGTGCGTCGCGCCGTCGAGCTCCACGAGCGGCGCGTCCGGTCGGAGCGCCTTCACGTGGTGCGCCGCGCGGAGGCGCTCGGGATCGCGCGTGCCCGCGACGAGCAGCAGCGGCACCGCGGATCCGGCGACGACAGCGTCGGGCACGCCCGCGTCCCGCTCCGACTCGCGCATGTAGGCGGCGAGCGCCCGCGCGTCGTCCGCGAGGAAGGCCCCGCGCGTCGCCGCGTCCACGGGATGCCCGCTGTGCCGCTCCCACGCCTCGAGGAACCCGGGCATGCCGCCCGTCTCCAGCGCGTCGATGCAGCCGGGGAAGAACACGCGGTCGAAGACGCCCACGCCGCTGCGCGGGGATCCGCCGAGGCTCGACGTCGAGAGGAGGCGGTCGGGGTGCGCGGCGGCCAGCGAGAAGCCGACGCGCGCGCCGAGGCTGTAGCCCACGTGGTGCACGGCGGAGGCGCCGACCGCGTCGAGCACGGCCACGACGTCGGCGACCATGAGGTCCATCGCGTAGGCGGCGGGCTCGTGCGGGACGTCGCTGCGCCCGTGGCCGCGGAGGTCGAGCGTGATCACCTGCCGCGTCGGCGACAGCGCGCGCACCCAGCCGAAGCCGCGCCAGATCGCCTGCGACAGGGCCGTGCCGTGCACGAGGACGACGGGCGCGTGGGCCGGGTCGCGGGGATCCGCATCCACCGGCCGGGCGCCGAAGGCCCGGTAGGCGATGCGCGTGCCGTCGAGGGGGTTGGTCGCGGTGTCCACGGGGATCCAGGCTACGCGGATCCCCGGGCGCTCCCGCGCGGGCGGATCGTCGCGCGGGGAGCGGGCGACCCGGCGCCCGCGCGGTCCGCGGGTGCCGGGTCGGGCGGGCTAGGCGGAGGCGCCGTCGCCGTCCTCGTCCGTGTGGTGCGGCGTGTCCTCCTCGGGCTCGAAGTGGTCATCCCCGCCGTCGTGGCCGGCCGCGACGCCGGTCTCGCCCGCGGGGATCGTGCCGTCGTCGCCGAGCTTCTCGCCGTCATCGTGCGCGTCGGCCGTGCCGTCGTGGTGGGTCATGTCCGTGCCTCCTCTGGTCGCGCGGCCCGTACCCGCGTCGTCGCGGGTGCATCGCGGCCGGCGGTGTCCTCCCATCCTGCCCGGGCGGGCCGCCCGCGCCCCGGCGCATGTCCGCCAGCGGCGCTCGCAGGATCCCGTCATGCCCCGACGCATTCGTTAGCAGGACTAATGAGCTAGCCTAAGCACATGCCCGACTCCCCCGATCTCAGCCAGAGCCTGCGCGCCGGCGTCATGCGCCTCGCGCGCCGCCTGCGGGCCGAGAAGGCCGACCACGAGCTGAGCGACAGCCAGTTCGTCGTGCTCGCCCTGCTCCTCCGTGACGGGCCGACGAGCCCCGGGCGCCTCGCCGAGATCGAGCGCGTCACCGCCCCGAGCATGAACCGCACGGTCAACTGCCTCGTCGAGTCGGGGTACGCCGAGCGCTCCCCCGCCCCCGACGACGGCCGCCGCGTCACGGTGTCCATCACGGACGCCGGACGGACGGTCGTGCAGGAGACCCGCCGGCAGCGGAACGCCTGGCTCTCCCTCCGCCTCGACGAGCTCACCGCCGCCGAGCGCGCCACCCTCGGCGAGGCCGCGGCGCTCCTCGGCCGCATGGCTGCCGCGTGAGCGCCGTCTTCCGGAGCCTCCGCGCCCCGAACTACCGCATCTGGTTCGCCGGAGCGCTCGTCTCCAACGTCGGCACGTGGATGCAGCGCACCGCCCAGGACTGGATCGTCCTCACCGAGCTCACCCGCTACGACGCGACCGCGGTCGGCATCGTCATGGCGCTGCAGTTCGGCCCCATGCTCCTGCTCTCCCCCTACGCCGGCCTCATCGCCGACCGCTACGACAAGCGCCGCGTGCTCATGATCACGCAGGGCACCATGGCGGTCCTCGGCCTCGGGCTCGGCCTGGTCGTGCTCTCCGGACGCGCCGAGCTCTGGCACGTCTACCTCTTCGCGCTCCTCCTGGGCATCGCCTCGGCGCTCGACGCCCCCGCCCGCCAGTCCTTCGTCTCCGAGCTCGTCTCCGACGACGACCTCTCGAACGCCGTCGCGCTCAACTCGGCGTCCTTCAGCGCGGCGCGCATGATCGGCCCGGCGGTCGCGGGCGTGCTCATCGCGGGCGTCGGCACCGGCTGGGTCTTCCTCATCAACGCCGTGAGCTTCATCGCGGTGCTCATCGCCCTCACGCGCCTCCGCGTCGGCGAGCTCCGCCGGCCGGAGCGCGTCACCCGGTCGCGCGGCCAGCTGCGCGAGGGCTTCCGCTACATCGGCGGGCGGCCGGACATCATGGTGATCCTCGTGATCGTCTTCCTCGTCGGCGCGTTCGGCTACAACTTCCCGATCTTCACCTCCACCATGGCGAGCGTCGAGTTCGGCAAGGGGGCGACCGAGTTCGGGCTGCTCTCCTCGAGCCTCGCCGTGGGATCCGTCGCCGGCGCGCTCCTGTCGGCCCGCCGCGAGCGGCCCCGCATCCGCCTGGTGTTCGTGGGCGCCGCGCTCTTCGGCATCGCGACCGGGCTGGCGGCGATCGCGCCCACCTACCTGCTCTTCGCCGGGGCCCTCGTGATCGTGGGCGTCGTCTCGCAGACCCTCATGACGAGCGCCAACAGCACCGTCCAGCTCACCGTCGAGCCGCGCATGCGCGGCCGCGTGATGGCCGTCTACATGGCGATCTTCGTCGGCGGCACGCCGCTCGGCGCGCCGATCGTGGGCTGGGTCGCGAACACCTGGGGCCCGCGCGCCGCCGTCATGGTGGGCGCGGCCAGCGGCATCGTCGCCGCCCTCATCGCGATCGCCTGGCTCGTGCTGCACCGGCACCTGCGCGTCTCGTACCGGATCCATCGCACGCCGCACCTCCTCGTCACGCACGACGGCGACGGCCGCGACCGCCGCGAGGACGCGCGCGAGGACATCGAGGCCGACGAGGCCGTCGCGCGCCGGACCTGACGCGCCCACCGCGCTCTCGCCGAGCCGGGGACAGGACGCGGGGTCAGGGCGCGGGCGTCGGCGTCGCGGTCTGCGGCACGTAGCCGACGTCGTCGAGGCAGTAGTCGAGGAAGGCGCTCGTCGCGCGGAGGTACTGCCCGGTGTCGAGCGAGGCGCCGTCCGTGTCCGCGCCCGAGCGCAGCGCGTCCAGCTCGTCGACGATCGTCGAGAAGGACGCCACGAGCGGCTGCATGTTCTCGGGGGCCATGCCGGCGAGCGCGGCGTCGCCCTGCTTGACGCGGTCGAGGAGGGTCGGATCCACCTGCTTCCCGTCGCCGAGCGCCTGCACGAGCTTGGTGGAGTCGGGCAGCACCTGCGCGAGCGTCGAGCAGGTGGCGAGCTCGTCCTCGGTCGGCGGGCCGGGGGCGCGCGTCCCGGTCGGCTCGGGGCTGGCGGTGCCGTCGGGAGCCGCGCCCGCGTCCGGGGTCGCGCTGGCGGCGGGCGCCGTGGTCGCGGGGGCGGGTGCCGCCGCTCCCGTCGTGCATCCGGCGAGCACGAGCGCTCCCGCCGCGGCCACGAGGACCGGCGCCCACGATCGGTCCCGGCGTGCCGGACGGTGCGTGCGGGCCATGCGGGCCTCCTCGGCGCCTATCACAGGTGTTCTGCCCCGCGGAAGTCGATCGACGCGGGTGTCAGGGCGAATGCCCCGGAGCACTACCGTATTCGGATGACACGAAGCGAGAGCGACCGCAGCACCGTCACGCCCGATCCGGATTTCGTGGCGCAGGACTTCAGCCACGAGCAGGAAGGCTACCAGCACGGGTTGAAACCCCGCCAGCTCCAGATGATCGCCATCGGCGGCGCGATCGGCACCGGCCTCTTCCTCGGCGCCGGCGGACGCCTGGCCTCCGCGGGCCCCGCCCTCGCGATCGTCTTCCTGATCTGCGGCGTCTTCGCCTTCTTCATCCTCCGGGCCCTCGGCGAGCTGGTCCTGCACCGGCCGAGCTCCGGGTCCTTCATCTCCTACGCCCGCGAGTTCTACGGCGAGAAGTTCGCGTACGCCGCGGGCTGGATGTACTTCCTCAACTGGGCGACCACGGCCATCGTCGACGTGACCGCGGTCGCGCTCTACATGCACTACTGGTCGGCCTTCACCGCGGCCCCGCAGTGGCTGCTCGCCCTCATCGCGCTGGCCGTCGTGCTCGCGCTGAACCTCGTCGCCGTGAAGGTCTTCGGCGAGATGGAGTTCTGGTTCGCGCTCGTGAAGGTCGCGGCCCTCGTGGTCTTCCTCATCGTCGGCATCGTGTGGCTGGCGTGGAGCTTCCCCGTCACGGTCGGCGGCGCCGAGGTGCAGACCGGCTGGACCGTCCTCCAGCAGAACGGCGGGGTCTTCCCGCAGGGCCTCGTCCCCGTGGTGCTCGTCGTGCAGGGCGTCGTCTTCGCCTACGCCGCCATCGAGCTCGTCGGCACCGCCAGCGGCGAGACGCAGGACGTCGAGAAGGTCATCCCCCGCGCCATCAACTCCGTCGTCTTCCGCATCGCGATCTTCTACGTCGGATCCATCGTGCTGCTCTCGCTCCTGCTCCCCTACACGGCCTACAGCGCCGACCAGAGCCCCTTCGTCACCTTCTTCTCCAGCCTCGGATCGCCTCAGGTGGGCGCGATCGCCGGCTCCGTCATGAACTTCGTCGTGCTCACGGCCGCCATGTCGAGCCTCAACGCGGGCCTCTACAGCACG
The genomic region above belongs to Clavibacter phaseoli and contains:
- a CDS encoding glucose-6-phosphate dehydrogenase, which translates into the protein MPATSTLLILGASGDLSARLLLPGLGELLAHRPDLDLQLVGAGTEEWDDDRWREVVRTSFASLGAEGPAVDRVLAGTTYQAADVTAEADLERLIAACDAAPAVYFALPPAVTGRACEAMTRITLPEGTSLSLEKPFGTDLASSQALNRLLATLVPEERTHRVDHFLGRSTVRNLLGLRFANRLLEPVWNAQHIASVEIVYDEQLALEGRARYYDGAGALADMIQSHLLQVMAVFAMEPPATTDARDIRDQKALVLRATRAWGGDPVASSRRARYSAGDVEGRELPAYADEAGVDPARGTETLAEMTVEIANWRWAGVPFRLRSGKAMEDHRREIVVTFQPAPHVPTGLTGAGEPDRIRILIAPDELHLELNVNGPADPDVIDRAELVTAFDPGDLPPYGQVIDGILAEDESLSVRGDTAEECWRIVEPVITAWRAGDVPLEEYPAGSAGPWDGPQVAPKG
- a CDS encoding glycoside hydrolase family 15 protein; protein product: MAMRIEDYALIGDCHTGALVGRDGSIDWLCLPRFDSASMFGALLGTEEHGAWKLAPASPEATVSQRTYLGNTFVLWTRWETPEGAVEVTDFMSMGDRRADVVRRVRGISGTVRMQGDLRLRFGYATALPWIRKLDGDDPRLVAVAGPDAVVVRGPELTATNHHHGVAFDVSAGETVDTALTWYPSHRSEPPAFDVDAAIEHTTEWWESWASSIEHSGPHQAAVRRSLLVLRALTHEDTGGIVAAATTSLPEQFGGARNWDYRYVWLRDASLTLEVLLAHGFDDEADEWRTWLLRAIAGDPGDVQIMYGLSGERYLPERDLESLPGYQGSGPVRVGNGAFEQYQADVIGEVMLALQAARDAGVGETEFSWPLQRALIGFVEDNWERQDSGIWEIRGAEQHFTHSRAMIWAALDCAVQGVERHGLDGPVEQWIELRDRVRDEILDKGVDPATGAFRQHYGTTEVDASLLILAQAGFCAYDDPHMLATVEAMERTLMHEGFLLRYDTSAGVDGLPAGEYPFLACSFWLVEQYARSGRQADGRALMERLVALCNDVGLLSEEYDPVGQRQAGNVPQALSHLALVRAADALEAAAAAHPDDLDRAHQDGNAALAHAEAAGGA
- a CDS encoding alpha/beta fold hydrolase, with amino-acid sequence MDTATNPLDGTRIAYRAFGARPVDADPRDPAHAPVVLVHGTALSQAIWRGFGWVRALSPTRQVITLDLRGHGRSDVPHEPAAYAMDLMVADVVAVLDAVGASAVHHVGYSLGARVGFSLAAAHPDRLLSTSSLGGSPRSGVGVFDRVFFPGCIDALETGGMPGFLEAWERHSGHPVDAATRGAFLADDARALAAYMRESERDAGVPDAVVAGSAVPLLLVAGTRDPERLRAAHHVKALRPDAPLVELDGATHADTPRHPDALPAVAAFLDAL
- a CDS encoding MarR family winged helix-turn-helix transcriptional regulator, whose amino-acid sequence is MPDSPDLSQSLRAGVMRLARRLRAEKADHELSDSQFVVLALLLRDGPTSPGRLAEIERVTAPSMNRTVNCLVESGYAERSPAPDDGRRVTVSITDAGRTVVQETRRQRNAWLSLRLDELTAAERATLGEAAALLGRMAAA
- a CDS encoding MFS transporter produces the protein MSAVFRSLRAPNYRIWFAGALVSNVGTWMQRTAQDWIVLTELTRYDATAVGIVMALQFGPMLLLSPYAGLIADRYDKRRVLMITQGTMAVLGLGLGLVVLSGRAELWHVYLFALLLGIASALDAPARQSFVSELVSDDDLSNAVALNSASFSAARMIGPAVAGVLIAGVGTGWVFLINAVSFIAVLIALTRLRVGELRRPERVTRSRGQLREGFRYIGGRPDIMVILVIVFLVGAFGYNFPIFTSTMASVEFGKGATEFGLLSSSLAVGSVAGALLSARRERPRIRLVFVGAALFGIATGLAAIAPTYLLFAGALVIVGVVSQTLMTSANSTVQLTVEPRMRGRVMAVYMAIFVGGTPLGAPIVGWVANTWGPRAAVMVGAASGIVAALIAIAWLVLHRHLRVSYRIHRTPHLLVTHDGDGRDRREDAREDIEADEAVARRT
- a CDS encoding amino acid permease, whose product is MTRSESDRSTVTPDPDFVAQDFSHEQEGYQHGLKPRQLQMIAIGGAIGTGLFLGAGGRLASAGPALAIVFLICGVFAFFILRALGELVLHRPSSGSFISYAREFYGEKFAYAAGWMYFLNWATTAIVDVTAVALYMHYWSAFTAAPQWLLALIALAVVLALNLVAVKVFGEMEFWFALVKVAALVVFLIVGIVWLAWSFPVTVGGAEVQTGWTVLQQNGGVFPQGLVPVVLVVQGVVFAYAAIELVGTASGETQDVEKVIPRAINSVVFRIAIFYVGSIVLLSLLLPYTAYSADQSPFVTFFSSLGSPQVGAIAGSVMNFVVLTAAMSSLNAGLYSTGRVLHSMGMNGSAPKFTTVMSKGGVPFGGIMLTGSITLLGVGLNALVPKQAFEIVLNVAALGIVAGWGTIILCQMRLRTWAKQGKAQEPTFRLPGAPVTSWLTLAFLVSVLVLMAIDWPIGTLTVASLVVIIPLLVVGWYLQRDRILEIARVREGITGPFPVTGRDAADQRKR